In a genomic window of Flavobacterium lipolyticum:
- a CDS encoding GH92 family glycosyl hydrolase translates to MFTKYNKIAFSGILALNLFFANPVVSQQKKAKQTHLDYTQYVNPFIGSAGHGHVFVGANVPFGAVQLGPVNVFEGWDWCSGYNYASNTILGFTHTHLSGTGIGDLNDILLLPVSGKVPLTKGTKEDMTTGYGSYFSHQNEVSKAGYYSVILDKYKIKAELTASERVGFHKYTFNSTTDNHILLDLADGIGWDKPVKTFIKKINETTLVGYRYSAGWATDQRIFFTMEFSEPIAAMALYDATTAIAGNEGEALKMKAVLDFKALKNKQILVKVGISPVSYENASANIKAEIPGWNFEAVAKEATSKWNKELNKIQIKADDKTMKVFYTAMYHTMFAPSIFNDVNGDYRGTDKKVYEKANFTNYTTFSLWDTYRGLHPLYTLTQPDKINDIVKSFLAIYEQQGRLPVWHLMGNETNTMNGNHSIAVIVDAYRKGYRGYDVALAYEAIKKTAMQTRDGMDYVQKLQYIPADKMLESVGNALEYAIDDYCVALMAKDLNKTEDYNYFSKRANLYKLYFDKETTFMRGKLTDGNWRTPFNPLSSAHRKDDYVEGNAWQYTWLVPQDPYGLIDLFGSEDKFLAKLDSLFLITDKVEGEEISPDISGLIGQYAQGNEPNHHIPYLYAYAGQPWKTAKLIREIDEKFYSTKPDGLCGNEDLGQMSAWYVFSSMGFYSVNPANGIYVLGSPLVNTATIHHKEGISFTLKAVDNSKTNIYIQKAEYNGKPYTKSYITHDMIVKGGELKLYMGSKPSMTFGVKKEDRPL, encoded by the coding sequence ATGTTTACAAAATATAACAAAATAGCTTTTAGCGGGATTTTAGCTTTAAATCTATTTTTTGCCAATCCCGTTGTTTCACAGCAAAAGAAGGCAAAACAAACCCATTTAGATTATACTCAATATGTAAATCCGTTTATTGGCTCGGCGGGCCACGGACACGTATTTGTGGGAGCCAACGTTCCATTTGGAGCAGTACAATTAGGTCCTGTAAATGTTTTTGAAGGCTGGGATTGGTGCAGTGGATACAACTATGCCAGTAACACTATTTTAGGTTTTACACATACCCATTTGAGCGGAACAGGAATTGGAGATCTGAACGATATCCTTCTATTGCCGGTATCCGGAAAAGTGCCGCTTACCAAAGGAACAAAAGAAGACATGACTACCGGTTACGGCTCTTATTTCTCACATCAGAATGAAGTGAGTAAAGCCGGGTATTACAGCGTTATCTTAGACAAATATAAAATTAAAGCAGAGCTGACCGCCAGTGAAAGAGTTGGTTTTCATAAGTATACTTTTAATTCCACTACGGATAATCATATTTTACTGGATCTTGCAGACGGAATTGGCTGGGATAAACCGGTTAAAACGTTTATCAAAAAAATCAATGAAACTACGCTTGTTGGCTATAGATATTCTGCCGGCTGGGCCACCGATCAGCGTATTTTTTTCACCATGGAATTTTCGGAACCAATTGCTGCGATGGCCTTGTATGATGCTACCACTGCAATTGCCGGAAACGAAGGAGAAGCCTTGAAAATGAAAGCGGTTCTTGATTTTAAAGCGTTAAAAAACAAACAGATTTTAGTAAAAGTTGGAATATCTCCGGTAAGTTATGAGAATGCTTCGGCAAACATTAAAGCCGAGATTCCGGGTTGGAATTTTGAGGCTGTAGCCAAAGAAGCAACTTCAAAATGGAACAAAGAACTGAACAAAATTCAGATCAAAGCCGACGATAAAACGATGAAAGTTTTTTACACTGCGATGTACCACACCATGTTTGCGCCTTCCATCTTTAATGATGTTAACGGAGATTACAGAGGTACCGATAAGAAAGTGTACGAAAAAGCAAATTTTACCAACTATACCACCTTCTCACTTTGGGATACGTATCGCGGACTGCATCCATTGTACACCCTTACACAGCCCGACAAAATCAATGATATTGTGAAGTCGTTCCTGGCCATTTATGAGCAGCAGGGAAGATTGCCGGTTTGGCATTTAATGGGGAATGAAACCAATACCATGAACGGAAATCACTCCATAGCGGTTATCGTTGATGCTTATAGAAAAGGATACAGAGGATATGATGTTGCCTTGGCCTACGAAGCCATCAAAAAAACAGCCATGCAAACCCGCGACGGAATGGATTATGTACAAAAACTGCAATACATCCCCGCAGATAAAATGCTCGAATCTGTTGGAAATGCTTTAGAATATGCTATCGATGATTACTGCGTAGCCTTAATGGCAAAGGATCTGAACAAAACGGAAGATTATAATTATTTCTCGAAAAGAGCCAATTTATACAAGCTTTACTTCGACAAAGAAACCACTTTTATGAGAGGTAAGTTGACGGATGGAAATTGGAGAACACCTTTCAATCCGCTTTCATCAGCACACCGAAAAGACGATTATGTAGAAGGAAATGCCTGGCAGTACACCTGGTTAGTTCCGCAGGATCCTTATGGTTTGATTGATTTGTTTGGAAGTGAAGATAAATTTCTGGCCAAATTAGACTCTCTTTTCTTAATCACAGACAAAGTAGAAGGGGAGGAAATCTCTCCGGATATTAGCGGTTTAATTGGTCAGTACGCACAAGGAAACGAACCGAATCATCATATTCCGTACCTGTACGCTTACGCAGGACAACCTTGGAAAACGGCAAAACTAATCCGTGAAATCGATGAGAAATTCTATTCGACAAAACCGGACGGATTGTGCGGAAACGAAGATTTGGGGCAAATGTCGGCTTGGTATGTTTTCTCTTCCATGGGATTTTACTCGGTTAATCCGGCCAACGGAATTTATGTATTAGGAAGTCCGTTAGTCAATACGGCAACGATACATCACAAAGAAGGTATTTCGTTTACCCTCAAAGCTGTCGATAACAGCAAGACAAATATCTATATCCAAAAAGCAGAGTACAACGGGAAACCTTATACAAAATCATACATTACACACGATATGATCGTAAAAGGAGGAGAATTGAAATTGTATATGGGAAGCAAACCGTCGATGACTTTTGGAGTGAAAAAAGAAGACAGACCGCTTTAG
- a CDS encoding beta-mannosidase, translating into MEYTKRFYWFVGVCLANFSLAANAQNKDLKTGWQYRETKTEKWYPATVPGEIHTDLLNNKTIPDPFYRDNEKKLTWIEKKDWEYKTTFQVSAATLAKKHTELVFDGLDTYATVYLNNQVVLKADNMFLQWRVDVKKVLKSGNNNLVIVFKSAQNVVDSLAKKDLPFVIPDNPRAYVRKAQYHFGWDWGPKFTTCGIWKTPRLEAYDKKEAEKPYVLDRKIELVQEPDKVGKTFYFKIDGKPVYMKGANYIPSDAFLSRVTKKEYEKVIGMAKEANMNMLRVWGGGIYEDDYFYDLCDKNGIYVWQDFMFAGTMVPGDDAFFANVKKEVQYQVKRLRHHKSIVLWCGNNEIDEAFKDWGWQKSMKMPKQDSIRLWKDYVRLFQDSIPKWVKEVDNKRPYISSSPSFHWSKAKSLTEGDSHYWGTWWGLEDVEAVQNKTGRFVSEYGMQAMPNYSSIERFTKAEDRYLYSDILQAHQKAGKGFMKLDSYLNRYFIDSTKIKKMNVEDYTYLTQCLQYYSLKNIIGIHRSKAPYNMGTLVWQLNDCWPVASWSVTDYYDRQPKAAWYAMKEAYRDDKTPEIDLTRPINLKLEDPKITWQVKGNKVILKASKLAKYVNVSIKGYTGKWSDNYFDLKAGEEKTITFEGAIAKPIIRVYSLYDVLKRY; encoded by the coding sequence ATGGAGTATACAAAAAGATTTTATTGGTTTGTCGGCGTTTGTCTCGCCAATTTTTCATTGGCGGCAAATGCCCAAAATAAAGATTTAAAAACCGGCTGGCAGTATCGGGAGACTAAAACTGAAAAATGGTATCCTGCGACAGTTCCGGGAGAAATACATACCGATTTGCTGAACAATAAAACCATACCGGATCCATTTTACCGGGACAATGAAAAAAAACTGACCTGGATCGAAAAGAAAGACTGGGAGTATAAAACGACTTTTCAGGTAAGCGCGGCAACACTCGCTAAAAAACATACAGAACTGGTTTTTGACGGACTGGATACTTATGCCACTGTTTATTTGAACAATCAGGTAGTTTTAAAAGCCGACAATATGTTCCTGCAATGGCGCGTAGATGTAAAAAAAGTACTGAAATCAGGAAATAACAACCTGGTTATTGTATTTAAATCGGCGCAAAATGTAGTCGATTCCCTGGCCAAGAAAGATTTACCTTTTGTAATTCCCGACAATCCACGTGCGTATGTACGTAAAGCACAATACCATTTTGGATGGGACTGGGGACCAAAATTCACCACTTGCGGAATTTGGAAAACCCCTCGTTTAGAAGCTTACGACAAAAAGGAAGCTGAGAAACCGTATGTGTTAGACCGTAAAATCGAATTGGTTCAGGAACCGGATAAGGTAGGTAAAACCTTTTATTTTAAAATAGACGGAAAACCGGTCTATATGAAAGGAGCCAATTACATTCCGTCGGATGCGTTTCTTTCGAGAGTCACCAAAAAAGAATATGAAAAAGTAATTGGGATGGCCAAAGAGGCCAATATGAATATGCTTCGCGTATGGGGAGGCGGTATTTATGAAGACGATTATTTCTACGATTTATGCGATAAAAACGGCATCTACGTCTGGCAGGATTTTATGTTTGCGGGAACAATGGTACCGGGAGATGATGCTTTTTTTGCCAATGTAAAAAAAGAAGTTCAGTATCAGGTAAAACGCTTACGTCATCACAAGAGTATTGTTTTGTGGTGTGGCAATAACGAAATCGACGAAGCCTTTAAAGACTGGGGATGGCAAAAAAGTATGAAAATGCCCAAACAGGATTCTATTCGTTTATGGAAAGACTACGTTCGTTTGTTTCAGGACAGTATCCCAAAATGGGTAAAAGAAGTAGACAATAAACGACCGTATATTAGTTCTTCACCATCATTTCACTGGTCGAAAGCAAAAAGTTTAACAGAAGGTGACAGCCATTATTGGGGAACCTGGTGGGGCTTGGAAGATGTGGAAGCCGTGCAAAATAAAACAGGACGTTTTGTGAGCGAATACGGAATGCAGGCCATGCCAAACTATTCGTCGATCGAAAGATTTACAAAAGCTGAAGATCGCTATTTGTATTCGGATATTTTACAGGCCCATCAAAAAGCCGGAAAAGGATTCATGAAATTAGATTCGTACCTGAACCGATATTTTATTGATTCTACCAAAATAAAGAAAATGAATGTGGAGGATTATACGTATCTCACACAGTGTTTACAATATTATTCCCTTAAAAATATTATTGGCATCCATCGTTCAAAAGCACCTTACAATATGGGAACATTGGTTTGGCAGCTTAACGATTGTTGGCCGGTAGCAAGCTGGAGCGTTACCGATTATTACGACAGACAGCCCAAAGCAGCATGGTACGCTATGAAAGAAGCCTATCGTGATGATAAAACGCCGGAAATTGATTTGACCCGTCCGATCAATCTAAAATTGGAAGACCCAAAAATCACCTGGCAGGTAAAAGGAAATAAGGTGATTCTAAAAGCCTCGAAATTGGCCAAATACGTCAACGTTTCTATAAAAGGATATACCGGAAAGTGGAGCGACAACTATTTCGATTTGAAAGCAGGAGAAGAGAAAACCATCACGTTTGAAGGTGCGATAGCAAAGCCAATCATTAGAGTTTATTCTCTATATGATGTTCTTAAAAGGTACTAA
- a CDS encoding LacI family DNA-binding transcriptional regulator has product MKKITIKDIATEAQVSISTVSFVINGKGGKMGISPAVIKKVQEVAEKLNYRPSMIATSLRTGKTRSIGLIVEDISNQFFADLARVIEDEAKSIDYRVFYCSTGGDDERSEELIHSLLQANVDGFIVTPTQNLENSIDLLLKLKKPVVLIDRYFPGQRVSHVVMDNYEASNSAAKFLISKGRKNIAVVNNTSEMIQMKLREDGYRDALKEAEMYNPSLVLHMDYHTNEEARIAGIIDFFEKNLDIDAVLFLANYMGLAGLQAFRRMGIKIPEDISVISFDDHDSFKLHTPTISVIEQPIEDIAVKSIQLLMSQMTDMEKFEVEKSLKKGKLIIRESV; this is encoded by the coding sequence ATGAAAAAGATTACTATTAAGGATATTGCGACAGAGGCTCAGGTATCCATATCTACTGTATCTTTTGTTATCAATGGTAAAGGGGGAAAAATGGGCATCAGTCCGGCAGTGATCAAAAAGGTACAGGAAGTGGCCGAAAAGCTCAATTACAGACCCAGTATGATTGCTACCAGTCTTAGAACCGGGAAAACCAGATCTATAGGGCTTATTGTTGAAGATATTTCGAATCAGTTTTTTGCTGATCTCGCCAGGGTTATTGAAGATGAAGCGAAGAGTATTGATTATAGGGTTTTTTATTGCAGTACAGGAGGAGATGATGAACGTTCTGAAGAGTTGATACATAGTTTATTACAGGCCAATGTAGATGGTTTTATTGTAACGCCAACTCAGAATCTGGAAAATAGCATTGATCTTCTTTTAAAGTTAAAAAAACCGGTTGTACTGATCGACAGATATTTTCCGGGACAAAGAGTGAGTCATGTGGTGATGGATAATTATGAAGCCTCCAATTCGGCTGCAAAATTCCTGATCAGTAAGGGACGCAAAAATATTGCGGTGGTAAATAATACCTCCGAGATGATTCAGATGAAGCTGCGTGAGGATGGATACAGAGATGCTTTGAAGGAAGCGGAAATGTACAATCCGTCACTTGTTCTTCACATGGATTACCATACTAATGAAGAGGCGAGAATTGCGGGAATAATAGATTTCTTTGAAAAGAACCTTGATATTGACGCCGTTTTGTTTTTGGCGAATTATATGGGACTTGCCGGACTTCAGGCTTTCCGAAGAATGGGAATCAAAATTCCGGAAGATATTTCGGTAATTAGTTTTGATGATCACGACAGTTTTAAATTGCATACGCCAACCATTAGTGTTATTGAACAGCCGATAGAAGATATTGCTGTAAAATCCATACAATTGTTAATGAGTCAGATGACGGATATGGAGAAGTTTGAAGTAGAAAAAAGTCTTAAAAAAGGAAAATTGATTATTAGAGAATCGGTTTAA
- a CDS encoding SusC/RagA family TonB-linked outer membrane protein — protein sequence MKRILAVLGMVLFSSLGAVAQNRLITGIVADAENKGIVAASIEVQGKPYSAITDAEGRFKMNVPEGPVTLNVSSIGFNPQSVVLQQNQNKISVVLVENTQELKDVVVTSFGVKKQKKSLGYAVGELKGDELTKNKEINLGNALQGKIAGVNVSAPVTGPSGSSRVVIRGATSASGLNQPLYVVDGIPIDNSQQGNAGMWGGADKGDGMSSFNPDDIASMSVLKGSAASALYGYRGSNGVILITTKKGKSGTGIGVDFSTNATFNTPASLLNWQDQYGAGAPVNGVATRFKNLQELRDSYYFAWGDKYDGTPSLSIDGTTRPYQAYGKNNVENFYRTGFSSSNTLAISGGSETTNFRLSFGNTKDESIMPGTNFGRNNIALSLNSAVNKKISIETNAQYITEKSHNRPYLNDSPRNPSFPTTFLTPGTDIRWISNGFDANGGEADYFGANVYHTNPYYATQSPLNDDLRKRFIGSAKVNYNITDKIYAKGVLGVDDINYEYTEIEPTGINYNPGGSYENRVENRSEYNASAYLGYKGDIVKNLSLDAFIGANRQHNRFSGIKMRGNNFIVPFQYFYGNTQPDKSEKLFSESEVNSLFYSADLGYKDFLYLSLTGREDWFSTLDPSSNSTFYPSVSSSFIYSEIIDLPEWMSYGKFRAGWGNVGGALPDAYALALTYTSPDGQTDSLGQPILGVNGETIPNRTLKPYNVSTIEFGFENTFFNNRVSTDLTFYSKKTTNDITDADVSQSSGYRTTKINVGEILNKGVEFAINVKAVKTPNFSWSVGYNFAYNNSEVLKLSDKITTKSLEGNRDGRASVVLEKGQPFGVIKAYDYLRDANGNIVIDTNGKFLRGNLIIAGQGVAPTSMGLSNDFQYKNFTLSVFVDAKFGGEIYSATNQLGTRYGLTEQTVSGREGGVAVKGTDVNGNPVNTTVSAYDYWRSYSDVTSNFVYDADFVKLRAISFSYNFPKAYLSKTPFQAISLAFSAHNLWTIYDKVPNIDPESNYSNSNAQGLERASMPLTRNYGLTLNVKF from the coding sequence ATGAAACGAATATTGGCAGTGTTAGGAATGGTGTTGTTCAGCAGCTTAGGAGCTGTGGCGCAAAACCGATTGATAACAGGCATAGTAGCTGATGCAGAAAACAAGGGAATTGTTGCTGCATCGATTGAGGTTCAGGGAAAACCGTATAGTGCAATCACTGATGCGGAAGGCCGATTTAAAATGAATGTGCCCGAAGGACCGGTTACTTTAAATGTATCCTCTATAGGTTTTAATCCGCAATCAGTAGTGTTGCAGCAAAACCAAAACAAAATTTCAGTGGTATTAGTAGAAAATACTCAGGAATTAAAAGATGTGGTAGTAACCTCATTTGGAGTTAAAAAACAAAAGAAAAGTTTAGGATATGCCGTTGGAGAACTGAAAGGCGATGAACTGACAAAAAATAAGGAAATTAACTTAGGAAATGCTCTTCAGGGAAAAATTGCCGGAGTTAACGTTTCTGCACCGGTTACAGGACCTTCAGGATCAAGCCGTGTGGTAATTCGTGGTGCGACTTCAGCTTCGGGACTTAACCAGCCTTTGTATGTAGTCGATGGTATTCCGATTGATAACAGCCAACAGGGAAATGCAGGAATGTGGGGAGGTGCCGATAAAGGAGACGGTATGTCGTCTTTCAATCCTGATGATATCGCGTCTATGTCGGTATTAAAAGGTAGTGCGGCTTCTGCTCTTTACGGATACAGAGGATCAAACGGTGTAATTTTAATTACGACTAAAAAAGGAAAGAGCGGAACAGGAATAGGAGTAGATTTTAGTACTAACGCTACATTTAACACGCCAGCAAGTTTATTAAACTGGCAAGATCAATACGGAGCGGGAGCACCGGTAAATGGGGTGGCTACAAGATTTAAAAACCTGCAGGAACTTAGAGATTCTTACTATTTTGCATGGGGAGACAAATACGACGGTACACCTTCTTTATCTATTGACGGAACGACCAGACCTTATCAGGCTTACGGGAAAAATAACGTTGAAAATTTCTACAGAACGGGATTTTCTTCCAGTAATACTTTAGCAATTTCGGGAGGAAGCGAAACTACTAATTTCAGATTGTCTTTCGGAAATACAAAAGACGAATCGATCATGCCGGGAACAAACTTTGGTAGAAATAACATTGCTTTAAGTTTAAATTCAGCAGTAAATAAAAAAATAAGCATCGAGACTAACGCTCAGTATATCACAGAGAAAAGTCACAACCGTCCTTATTTGAATGATTCACCTAGAAATCCTTCTTTTCCGACTACTTTCTTAACACCAGGTACTGATATCAGATGGATTAGTAATGGTTTTGATGCAAATGGCGGAGAGGCAGATTATTTTGGGGCAAATGTTTACCATACAAACCCTTATTATGCAACACAATCTCCTTTAAATGATGATCTTAGAAAACGTTTCATTGGTTCTGCAAAGGTAAACTACAACATCACTGATAAAATCTATGCAAAAGGTGTTCTTGGAGTGGATGATATTAATTATGAGTATACGGAGATTGAACCAACAGGAATTAACTACAATCCTGGAGGATCTTATGAGAACAGAGTAGAAAACCGCTCAGAATATAATGCTTCGGCTTATTTAGGATACAAAGGAGATATCGTTAAAAATTTATCTTTAGATGCTTTCATTGGAGCTAACCGTCAACACAACAGATTCAGCGGAATTAAAATGAGAGGGAATAACTTTATTGTTCCGTTCCAATATTTCTATGGGAATACACAACCGGACAAATCGGAGAAATTGTTTTCAGAAAGTGAAGTAAACTCTCTTTTCTATTCGGCCGATTTAGGATACAAAGATTTCTTATACTTAAGTTTAACAGGTCGTGAAGATTGGTTTTCTACTTTAGATCCATCCAGCAACAGTACGTTTTACCCATCTGTAAGTTCAAGTTTTATTTACTCTGAAATAATCGATTTGCCGGAATGGATGTCATACGGAAAATTCAGAGCAGGTTGGGGTAACGTAGGAGGTGCACTGCCGGATGCTTATGCTTTGGCTTTGACCTATACTTCACCGGACGGTCAAACGGATTCTTTAGGACAGCCAATTTTAGGAGTGAATGGAGAAACAATTCCAAACAGAACTTTAAAACCTTATAATGTAAGCACAATCGAGTTTGGTTTTGAAAATACATTCTTCAATAACAGAGTAAGTACCGACTTGACTTTCTACAGCAAAAAAACGACGAATGATATTACGGATGCTGATGTTTCTCAGTCTTCAGGCTACAGAACTACTAAAATTAACGTAGGAGAGATTCTGAACAAAGGGGTTGAGTTTGCCATCAATGTAAAAGCAGTTAAAACACCAAACTTCTCCTGGAGTGTAGGATATAATTTTGCTTATAATAACAGTGAGGTTCTTAAGCTTTCAGATAAAATTACAACCAAATCATTGGAAGGGAACAGAGACGGAAGAGCTTCTGTGGTGTTAGAAAAAGGACAGCCTTTTGGTGTGATCAAAGCTTATGACTATTTAAGAGATGCTAACGGAAATATCGTAATCGATACTAATGGAAAATTCCTGAGAGGAAACCTGATTATTGCAGGACAAGGTGTTGCACCAACATCAATGGGACTTTCAAATGACTTCCAGTACAAAAACTTTACACTTTCCGTTTTTGTAGATGCTAAATTTGGAGGAGAGATTTACTCTGCTACGAACCAGTTAGGAACCCGTTACGGATTAACAGAACAAACTGTTTCAGGCCGTGAAGGAGGAGTTGCAGTAAAAGGAACAGATGTTAACGGAAATCCGGTAAACACCACAGTTTCTGCTTACGATTACTGGAGAAGCTATAGTGATGTAACTTCAAACTTTGTTTACGATGCCGATTTTGTGAAACTAAGAGCCATCTCTTTTAGCTATAATTTCCCAAAAGCTTATTTGTCAAAAACCCCATTCCAAGCAATCAGCTTAGCATTTTCAGCACATAATTTATGGACGATTTACGATAAAGTTCCAAACATTGACCCGGAATCAAACTATTCTAATAGTAATGCGCAAGGTCTTGAAAGAGCTTCTATGCCTTTGACGAGAAACTATGGACTGACACTTAATGTGAAATTTTAA
- a CDS encoding SusD/RagB family nutrient-binding outer membrane lipoprotein, which translates to MKNKYIKIFCIAIVGAMTLTSCDKGFEELNKNPNALLDPAVKSMFTLAEIYVDGQDFSNTRGNNLYAAQIVQQFSSLGGPGSKYSYSSEYSAALFSESYGKGLNQIFQLMSVAKDAPENSNMIQACRIMKVLMFQKLTDTYGEVPYFDAGKGYNGNVFAPKYDTQEVIYNDLLKELDEAGDALDVTKPFVGNADLYYQSNVTKWKKLANSLMLRVAMRLSKVNPAKAKQYVEKAVSKGVFTSNDDSLVLKHDAGPVGVKTNPITSSWVRNDLNKGDANIKFSKTYIDALKNSNDPRLRIYAKLEATGNNNPASQQGLANDAKEFPGGDKKLFSDPNTSTVLRLDAPTLIMSYAEVQFILAEAAVKGWSVGGNAQKFYEDGVKAAMEVLTIFGDKVPAVTSAEYTAYMTANPFKAAGTEAQKIEQIITQKWIVLLFNGFEAFSEYRRTGYPVLVPVNDPTGETKGTIPRRLIYDQSELITNSANYKEAIARQGLDLMTTRIWWDKQ; encoded by the coding sequence ATGAAAAATAAATATATAAAAATATTTTGTATCGCAATTGTAGGAGCCATGACGCTGACTTCATGCGATAAAGGATTCGAAGAGTTAAATAAGAATCCAAATGCTTTGCTTGATCCGGCTGTAAAATCAATGTTTACACTTGCTGAGATCTACGTTGACGGACAAGATTTCTCCAATACCAGAGGAAATAACCTGTATGCGGCACAAATCGTTCAGCAATTTTCTTCATTAGGAGGACCAGGTTCAAAATATAGCTATTCCTCGGAATATTCTGCGGCACTTTTTAGTGAGTCTTATGGTAAAGGATTGAATCAGATTTTTCAATTGATGTCAGTGGCAAAAGATGCACCAGAAAACTCCAATATGATTCAGGCTTGCAGAATCATGAAAGTGCTTATGTTTCAAAAATTGACAGATACTTACGGAGAAGTTCCTTACTTCGATGCTGGTAAAGGGTACAATGGAAATGTTTTTGCTCCAAAATACGATACGCAGGAAGTTATCTACAATGATCTTCTGAAAGAATTAGACGAAGCCGGAGATGCTTTAGATGTTACTAAACCATTCGTGGGTAATGCTGATTTATATTACCAGAGTAATGTTACTAAATGGAAAAAACTGGCGAACTCTTTAATGTTGAGAGTAGCGATGCGTTTGTCTAAAGTAAATCCTGCCAAAGCAAAACAGTATGTGGAGAAAGCAGTTTCTAAAGGTGTTTTTACTTCAAATGATGACAGTTTAGTTTTAAAACATGATGCAGGTCCGGTTGGCGTGAAAACCAATCCAATTACCTCTTCATGGGTTAGAAACGATCTGAACAAAGGAGATGCAAACATCAAATTCAGTAAAACGTATATTGATGCGTTGAAAAACAGTAACGATCCGCGTTTAAGAATTTATGCTAAACTGGAAGCTACAGGAAACAACAATCCTGCTAGTCAGCAAGGTCTGGCCAATGATGCAAAAGAATTTCCGGGAGGAGACAAAAAATTGTTCTCAGATCCTAACACTTCTACAGTATTACGCTTAGATGCTCCTACTTTAATCATGTCTTATGCTGAGGTTCAGTTTATATTGGCAGAAGCAGCAGTAAAAGGATGGAGTGTTGGAGGAAATGCACAGAAGTTTTATGAAGACGGTGTAAAAGCAGCTATGGAAGTGCTTACTATTTTTGGAGACAAAGTACCGGCAGTTACGTCTGCAGAATATACCGCTTATATGACAGCAAATCCGTTTAAAGCAGCAGGAACCGAGGCTCAAAAAATCGAGCAGATTATCACTCAAAAATGGATTGTATTGCTATTCAATGGTTTTGAAGCATTTTCAGAATACAGAAGAACAGGATATCCGGTTTTAGTTCCGGTAAATGATCCAACAGGAGAAACAAAAGGAACTATACCAAGAAGATTAATTTATGATCAGTCAGAATTGATTACCAATTCGGCTAATTATAAAGAAGCAATTGCTCGCCAGGGGTTGGATTTAATGACAACCAGAATCTGGTGGGACAAGCAATAG